The following are from one region of the Actinoplanes sp. L3-i22 genome:
- a CDS encoding alpha/beta fold hydrolase: protein MTTRLDVNGVTVAYQTAGDPGNPPMVLLHGLGDNRTDWATVLPDLIETHYVYALDLRGHGDSSRPGKYSFELMRDDVLAFLDATGIDRCVLVGHSMGGVVATLLALAAPERVTHLVLEDSSVPRPGSMPRPPLRQPAEPTGFDFAAVNAIRAQLNDPDPAWWQALSGLSVPTLIISGAESPVPHELLADAAARIPGAILASVTAGHHVHTEQPTAFITELRRFLNP, encoded by the coding sequence ATGACGACGCGACTGGATGTCAATGGGGTAACCGTCGCCTACCAGACCGCCGGCGATCCCGGCAACCCGCCGATGGTGCTGTTGCACGGCCTCGGCGACAACCGCACCGACTGGGCGACCGTCCTGCCCGACCTGATCGAGACCCACTACGTCTACGCCCTGGACCTGCGCGGTCACGGCGACAGTTCCCGCCCGGGCAAGTACTCGTTCGAGCTGATGCGCGACGACGTGCTCGCCTTCCTCGACGCCACCGGCATCGACCGGTGTGTGCTGGTCGGCCATTCGATGGGCGGGGTGGTCGCCACCCTGCTGGCGCTGGCCGCGCCGGAACGGGTCACGCATCTGGTGCTGGAGGACAGCAGCGTGCCGCGTCCCGGTTCGATGCCCCGCCCGCCGTTGCGGCAGCCCGCCGAGCCGACCGGGTTCGACTTCGCCGCGGTCAACGCGATCCGCGCCCAGCTCAACGATCCGGATCCGGCCTGGTGGCAGGCGCTGTCCGGGCTGTCCGTCCCGACCCTGATCATCAGCGGGGCGGAGAGCCCGGTCCCGCACGAGCTGCTCGCCGACGCCGCCGCCCGCATCCCCGGCGCGATCCTCGCGTCGGTCACCGCCGGCCATCACGTCCACACCGAGCAGCCGACCGCGTTCATCACCGAGCTGCGCCGGTTCCTGAATCCCTGA
- a CDS encoding SDR family oxidoreductase translates to MNIAKQRVVVLGGTSGIGYATARAAVDQGAEVVVVSRDERRVRDAAARLGVTGLTADLAGPPADLFDRIGPFDHLVYTAGGPLSLMPVTAFDPVVAREFFGLRYLGALAAVRAALPWLRPGASITLTTGTAADRPTPGWSVAASVCGAVDALTRALAVELAPIRVNAVKPGVTRSPMWGADTGDFFARAGAAVPLGRVGEVGDVAAAYLYLIGQPFTTGTILTVDGGALLA, encoded by the coding sequence ATGAACATTGCGAAACAGCGAGTGGTCGTGCTCGGCGGAACCTCCGGCATCGGGTACGCGACCGCGCGAGCCGCCGTCGATCAGGGCGCCGAGGTCGTCGTGGTGTCCCGCGACGAGCGGCGGGTCCGGGACGCGGCCGCCCGGCTCGGCGTGACCGGGCTGACCGCCGACCTGGCGGGTCCGCCGGCGGACCTGTTCGACCGGATCGGCCCGTTCGACCATCTCGTCTACACCGCGGGCGGCCCGTTGTCGCTGATGCCGGTGACCGCGTTCGATCCGGTGGTGGCCCGGGAGTTCTTCGGGCTGCGCTATCTCGGGGCGCTCGCCGCCGTCCGTGCCGCGCTGCCGTGGCTGCGGCCGGGCGCCTCGATCACCCTGACCACCGGGACCGCCGCGGACCGGCCGACCCCGGGCTGGTCGGTCGCGGCGAGCGTCTGCGGCGCCGTCGACGCGCTGACCCGGGCGCTGGCGGTGGAGCTCGCCCCGATCCGGGTCAACGCCGTCAAACCGGGCGTGACCCGCTCCCCGATGTGGGGTGCCGACACCGGCGACTTCTTCGCCCGGGCGGGCGCGGCGGTGCCGCTGGGCCGGGTCGGTGAGGTCGGCGACGTGGCCGCCGCCTACCTGTACCTGATCGGGCAGCCGTTCACGACCGGCACGATCCTGACCGTCGACGGCGGGGCGCTGCTGGCCTGA
- a CDS encoding LysR family transcriptional regulator has protein sequence MRYFVAVARHLHFGRAAAALHIAQPVLSRQIRALETELRAELFRRDKRSTELTDAGRQLLTDAEPLLAAADALRRRVARAAGGTDRFVVAFMPGLTVTDAVRALRDRHPGLVVDVLRTGWHDQVDVLHDGRADVSLLRLPADQRGLTVRPVLTEPRVVALPAGHRLAGKESVRIADLAAERLLQDPAAVPEWRDVATVAAAPVPAAAVEEKLEHVAAGRGVVVLPLSTAAFYTRPDVTYARVDDIADNQVCVAWVAARRDPLLTEFAALAADQPARQPAGSTPPGIGAAGS, from the coding sequence CTGCGCTACTTCGTGGCGGTCGCCCGGCACCTGCACTTCGGGCGGGCCGCCGCCGCGCTGCACATCGCGCAGCCGGTGCTGTCCCGGCAGATCCGCGCCCTGGAGACCGAGCTGCGCGCGGAACTGTTCCGGCGCGACAAACGCTCCACCGAGCTGACCGACGCCGGCCGGCAACTGCTCACCGACGCGGAACCGCTGCTGGCCGCCGCCGACGCGCTGCGCCGCCGGGTCGCCCGGGCGGCCGGCGGCACCGACCGGTTCGTGGTCGCCTTCATGCCCGGGCTGACCGTCACCGACGCCGTGCGCGCCCTGCGCGACCGGCACCCCGGCCTGGTCGTCGACGTGCTGCGGACCGGCTGGCACGACCAGGTCGACGTCCTGCACGACGGGCGGGCCGACGTGAGCCTGCTGCGGCTGCCGGCCGACCAGCGCGGGCTGACCGTACGGCCGGTGCTGACCGAGCCGCGCGTGGTGGCGCTGCCGGCCGGGCACCGGCTCGCCGGCAAGGAATCGGTGCGGATCGCCGACCTGGCCGCCGAACGGCTGCTGCAGGACCCGGCCGCGGTCCCGGAATGGCGCGACGTGGCGACGGTGGCCGCCGCGCCGGTGCCGGCCGCGGCCGTGGAGGAGAAGCTCGAGCACGTGGCCGCCGGGCGCGGGGTGGTCGTGCTGCCGCTGTCGACCGCCGCGTTCTACACCCGGCCGGACGTCACCTACGCCCGGGTCGACGACATCGCGGACAACCAGGTGTGCGTGGCGTGGGTCGCCGCGCGCCGGGATCCGCTGCTCACCGAGTTCGCCGCCCTCGCCGCGGATCAGCCCGCCCGCCAGCCGGCCGGGTCGACACCGCCGGGGATCGGCGCCGCCGGGTCGTAG